Genomic window (Chromatiales bacterium):
CAACGGCGTGCCGGCATGCTCGACCGCCGCGCGCTGCGCGGGATTCAGTTTCATTGCGGGCGCGGCGCTACGGGCGTTTCAGGCGATACAGAGCCGAGATGTCCTCGTCGCCATGGCCTGCGGAGACCAATTGCTCGTAGTGGCCAATCGTCGCGGCAACTAACGGCAGTTCGGTGCCGGCGGCCTCGGCCATCTGCGCGCAGATGCGCAGGTCTTTGAGGTGCAGGGCGAGCTTGAAGCCCGGCGGAAACTCGCCGCGCGCCATGCCCGGGCCGCGATGGCTCAGGAACCAGTTGCCGGCGGCACCGCCGCCGATGACCTCGATCAGCCTTTCGAGCGGCAGACCCAGACGCGCGCCAAACGCCAGCGCCTCGGTCACGCCCTCGTTGATGCCACCGACCATGACCTGATTGACGGCCTTGGTGGCCTGTCCCGCGCCGACCGGGCCCATGTGGGTCGCGGATTTGGAGATCGCCGCGAACACCGGGCGCAGACGTTCGAAGGTCTCAGCGGCCGCACCGACCATCATCACCATGGTCGCGTTGCGCGCGCCCTCCACACCGCCGGAAACCGGCGCGTCCGCGAACGCCACGCCGGCACTGGCGAGCCGCCGTGCGGCCTCGACCGCCGTTTCCGACGCCACCGTGGAACAGTCGAACACGATCTGCCCGGCGTGCGCGCCCGGCAACAGCGCGTCGACCATCTCGAGCACATCGGCATCGGCCGACACGCACACCACCAGGGCGTCGCTCTGTCGCGCGAGTTCGGCCGGCGTCCCGGCCTGCGCGACCCCGTGTTCGGCGGCGAAGGCCGCGGCCTTGTCCGCGGTGCGATTCCAGACGCCGGCGAGCAGACCGGCACGCGCAAGATTGGCGGCCATGCCTCGGCCCATGGCGCCAAGGCCGATGACTCCGGTTTTCA
Coding sequences:
- a CDS encoding NAD(P)-dependent oxidoreductase, which gives rise to MKTGVIGLGAMGRGMAANLARAGLLAGVWNRTADKAAAFAAEHGVAQAGTPAELARQSDALVVCVSADADVLEMVDALLPGAHAGQIVFDCSTVASETAVEAARRLASAGVAFADAPVSGGVEGARNATMVMMVGAAAETFERLRPVFAAISKSATHMGPVGAGQATKAVNQVMVGGINEGVTEALAFGARLGLPLERLIEVIGGGAAGNWFLSHRGPGMARGEFPPGFKLALHLKDLRICAQMAEAAGTELPLVAATIGHYEQLVSAGHGDEDISALYRLKRP